One genomic window of Megachile rotundata isolate GNS110a chromosome 12, iyMegRotu1, whole genome shotgun sequence includes the following:
- the ArgRS-m gene encoding arginyl-tRNA synthetase, mitochondrial, producing the protein MSNYLRTVIFKKVIKSLQNIDNVHREKIMSNLHVKYNQTCGTYSFMLPSKSKDYDITNEIKNLERNDLNDTFDNVTINNNTINFEVSRDKYLKTVLENNISGVEPPLLVNNGKNVIVEFSSPNIAKPFHFGHLRSTIIGNCIANINAFLQNNVERINYLGDWGTQFGFIQLGIEMTNTNDAKLQENPIKTLYEVYVTAHKSAESDPNLSERAKEIFKRLEFGDSTILNNWQTIRNYTVLELEKVYKRLGVIFDKYEWESMYTAKEIDKVLNLIKEKQLLTVDDKNRKVISITKEKVIPILKSDGTSLYITRDIAAAIARFERNKFDNMYYVVDHSQRDHFIGLVEILNKMQLPWVNRLQHIQYGRIHGMSTRKGTAIFLEDILNEAKEIMRLKQINTKTTKVSLDNLEPTADILGISGVIVQDLKQNRMNNYKFDWDSIHNMKGDCGIKLQYAHCRLCSLERQSNATLVTECDPSSLREPEVDNLITLISQFDEVVLKSYQELEPCILTVYLFHLCKAINVAFRELRVKGESHDVGNQRLLLFHVAKVTLAQGMRLLGLTPLEEM; encoded by the exons atgagtaattacTTAAGgactgtaatttttaaaaag GTTATAAAATCATTACAAAATATAGACAATGTTCatcgagaaaaaattatgtCTAATTTGCACGTAAAATATAATCAGACATGTGGTACATACTCTTTCATGCTTCCTTCAAAATCGAAAGATTATGACataacaaatgaaattaaaaatcttgaaagaaATGATTTAAATGATACTTTTGAtaatgttacaataaataataatactataaattttgaagtatcaagagataaatatttgaaaactgttttagaaaataatatttctggTGTAGAACCTCCATTACTTGTAAACAATGGTAAAAATGTTATCGTAGAATTTAGTTCTCCAAACATTGCGAAACCATTTCATTTTGGGCATTTGCGTTCTACGATTATAGGAAATTGTATAGCCAATATAAAtgcttttttacaaaataatgtagAGAGAATAAATTACCTGGGAGATTGGGGTACACAATTTGGTTTTATTCAATTAGGAATTGAAATGACAAATACTAATGATGCAAAACTACAAGAGAATCCTATTAAAACTTTATACGAAGTATATGTTACTGCTCATAAATCAGCTGAAAGTGATCCAAATCTGAGCGAGCGTgccaaagaaatatttaaacgaTTAGAATTTGGAGACAGCACAATATTAAACAATTGGCAAACAATTAGAAACTACActgttttggaattggaaaaagtCTATAAAAGACTAGGTGTTATTTTTGATAAGTATGAATGGGAATCTATGTATACTGCAAAAGAGATAGATAAAGTACTTAATTTGATAAAAGAAAAACAACTATTAACAGTAGATGATAAAAACAGAAAGGTAATATCCATAACTAAAGAAAAAGTTATTCCAATTCTTAAAAGTGATGGTACATCATTATATATAACTCGAGATATTGCTGCTGCTATTGCTAGGTTTGAAAGaaacaaatttgataatatgtATTATGTTGTGGATCACAGTCAAAGAGATCATTTCATTGGTTtggttgaaattttaaataaaatgcaatTACCCTGGGTAAATAGGTTACAGCATATTCAATATGGTAGAATACACGGTATGAGTACAAGAAAAGGAACAGCAATAtttttagaagatattttaaatgAAGCAAAAGAAATTATGAGATTAAAGCAAATAAATACAAAGA CAACTAAGGTATCATTAGATAATCTTGAACCAACTGCTGATATTTTGGGCATTTCTGGCGTGATTGTTCAGGATTTAAAGCAGAACAGAATgaacaattacaaatttgatTGGGATTCTATACACAAT ATGAAAGGTGATTGtggaataaaattgcaatatgcTCATTGCCGGTTATGTAGTTTAGAACGTCAATCTAACGCTACATTAGTAACAGAATGTGATCCAAGTTCTTTACGAGAACCAGAAGTTGATAATTTGATTACATTAATCAGTCAGTTTGATGAAGTAGTACTTAAATCATATCAAGAATTAGAACCATGCATATTAACAGTATATCTTTTTCACTTATG CAAAGCTATCAATGTAGCTTTTCGTGAATTGAGAGTGAAAGGCGAATCACATGATGTAGGAAATCAAAGATTATTACTTTTTCATGTAGCAAAAGTTACCCTAGCACAAGGTATGAGATTACTTGGTTTAACACCTTTGGAGGAAATGTAA